The window GTTAGCAAGCGAATCTTGTCAAGAAATAAAAACACTTATCTCATGACAGAATCTAAACTTAACAGTTCATCCCAGTCAAAGGACTTAAATGTTTCTCTGAGGGGATGATCATCGTCGACAATATTGTAGGTTATCCTTGTAAAGACCGAACAGGCGATCGTTCGGACGGATTCCACCGGTACCACATTATCATTCCTGCCATGATAAACAGTAACCGGAACGTCGACTTTCTTATCCAGATATGATTTAAATTCTTCTTGGTTGAGAGCCGGTGCCAGCAGAATCAGTTTCTTTACCTTATTTTTGTTGTTACAGGTGTAAATGGCGGCCATAAGCCCCCCGAAACTGGATCCTACCAGTATCAAGTCTGTTTTATCCGAGAGGATTTTGTTCAGTTTGACCATTCTTTCTTCAAGTGATCCCCTGAAATCTTCGATAATCATATCGGGGTATTGTTTCCTGAAAAAGACGCCTTTGGTTCCCCCGCTGCTGCTTTCGAGGCCATGGATGAAAAGTCTGGTAGCGTTCATAGTTAATCTTTCTTCTTGATGTGGTTTTATTGTTTTCCTGTGGAAATGGGATAAAACCTCCGCCCTTGCAGGGCAAGCCTTTGGGATAAAGCCTCCGTCTTTAGTAGGGCAAGCCTTCAGGCTTGCTGTTGTTCATGCAGGGGCTAAAGCCCTGCCCTACGGGTTAGAGGCACAAAACGACAGTAGCTCATTAATACTATAATTGAGAAAAAAGTGAAAGATTTCTTCTTGTCTGTTTTTGCGTTGCTTTGAATGTGCCGGTGTGTTAAAAATGCCCTGAACTCAGGTGGAGGAAATTTTTATGTCTGTTATTGTTCCCTTCAGGGCTGTTAGACCACGGAAGGAATTTGTTAAAGAGGTAGCTTCGTATCCTTATGATATTGTCAGTTCGGACGAAGCAAGAAAAATAGCTGAAGGAAATCCAAGAAGCTTTTTACATGTAATAAAATCGGAAATAGATTTGCCGCCGGAGGTGGATATCCATGACAATATAGTCTACAAAACGGCAAGAAAAAATTTTGATACACTGCTCAACGAGGGCATTTTATTCCAGGAGAGTGTGCCATGTTTTTACATATATCGCCAGAGAGAAGGCAAACATGAACAGTATGGAATAGTTGCCGGAGTGAGTGTTGAGGAGTATGAATCCGGCCGGATAAAAAAACATGAATTGACACGGGTGGATAAGGAGATTGACCGAACAGAACATATAGCCGCGGTAAATGCCCATACAGGACCGGTACTGACAATTTACAGGGGCAGAGATTCAATTGATCGGATTGTTGAAAAGATTACAAATGCCTGGCCCGAGTATGATTTTACTGCTGATGACGGTATTTCTCATACGGCCTGGATTGCCGATAATGAAGAGGATATCAAGAATATAAAAAAAGAATTTTTAGAGATAGATTCACTGTATATAGCGGATGGTCATCACCGGGCGGCGGCTGCCGTGACGGTTGCCGGGAAGCGCAGGATCGAGAATCAGAATCATAGAGGGGATGAGGAGTACAATTACATGATGGCCGTTCTCTTTCCCCATGATCAGATCAGGATAATGGATTATAACAGGATCGTCAAAGATTTGAATGGCTTGAGTGAAGAAGAATTTATCAAGAAAGTTGCTGAAAAATTTTCGATATCCAGGAATTTCGAAGATAAATCACCCGGAGAATTGCATGAATTTGGGATGTATTTAGGCGGCACCTGGTTCAGGCTGAAAGCTAAGGACGGCAGTTATGATAAAAATGATGTCGAGGGCATTCTCGATGTTTCTATACTTCAGAATAATATATTGAACCCTATACTCGGTATCAGTGATCCGAGGAGTGATGAAAGGATTGACTTTATCGGCGGCCCGGCAGGGATGGGGAGACTGGAGGAGCTTGTCGATTCAGGTGAGTTCGCCGTGGCGTTTTCCCTGTATCCGACGACTCTGACTCAAATGATGAATATTGCCGATGCGGGAAGGATAATGCCTCCGAAATCTACCTGGTTTGGACCCAAACCGAGGAGCGGCATATTTGTTCATCTATTGGAATAATATGGCGGGAAATACGGTACGACAAAAAGAGATAGATATTAATCTGAGAAGGGAAGGGGAAACGATTGATGATCTTCTCGGAGGCCAACTCAAAATTCTGCAGAAAAAAAGGGGATACCGATTTTCTGTTGATTCTCTCCTCCTGACCCATTTTGTCCAGCTGAAGAGAGATGATAGTGTCATCGATCTGGGAACAGGGGGTGGAGTTATACTGTTGATTCTTTCTCACCGATTTCACTGTGGGGAGATGGTCGGAGTAGAAATCCAGCACGAGCTTGCTGATATGGCAAGACGGAGCGTTAAAATGAACAATCTCGAAAGCAGGATTGAGATTGTTTCGGGTGATATCGGCGAGGTTGAAGCTCTTTTTACTCCGCAATCATTCAATGCGGTGATCTTCAATGCTCCTTACAGAAGGTTAAATTCGGGAAGGATAAATCCCGATCTGGAGAAGGCCGTAGCAAGACATGAGATAAAAGGTACAATTCGTGACTTTCTATTATCGGCTAAGTATATAGTAAAGGAAACAGGCAGTGTATACCTTGTCTATCCCGTAGTCAGGATGGTGGAACTGCTTTTCCAGATGAGAACATGCGGTATTGAGCCTAAGAGACTCCGGATGGTATACTCCAGCCATTTTTCAGAGGGTGAATTCTTGCTGGTGGAGGGTAAAAAGGGTGGAGGAGAAGAACTGAAGGTCTTGCCGCCCCTTTTTATTTATCAAGAAAATGGAGGGTATACAGATGAGATGGAGACTATTTTTAAGGAGATTTCTGCTTCTCCCTCATTCTCCTCCTGATTATTTCTTTGGTCATTACCCTTTTCAGTATATTGGACAGCTCTTTATCCGATACGGAGGCCGCACTGTCTCTGATCATTTTACTGTCCCGTTCGTTCAATGAGTGTTGTTCAGGAAATATGAAATTTTCTTCGTTTTTCGGTATTACCCCGACAGAGAAGTAGATATTTTTTATCATTTCCTTGCCGAAGATTTTGTTAGTTTTGTCGATTATGTCCAGTTTCATGAACTGGAGCTGATGCATCCAGATGGAGTTTGAAACTTTTACAAAGAGCGTGTTTTTTCTTAATCTATCAGGGTGTGTCTGGGCTGATATCTGTGGTCCGACTGCCTTATTCCAGGCATCCAATATCTTATGATCTGTAAAATTTTTGGAGATGTTCAAATTTTTCAATGTCTTTTGCAGAACATCACCGAGTTTCTGGAGATTTTTTTGGTATTTTCGTTTTCGATACATACCTTTTTTTTTCATAAATATCTCTTTTAGTCAAGGGAGCAATTGATAAAAGGCGAAAGGTTAAAGGTTAAAGGTCAAAGGCAAACGGCTAAGGGCTAAGATGTTGTTTTTTCTACCTTTAGCCTTTCACCCGTAGCCTTTAACATCTTTTTTATCAGGAGGCTGGTATGAATTTGTCCGATATGATCAAGAGTGTGAAAGAACATCCCGACTATCATAAGGCAGGAATGATACTCTGCCACAACGGTGTGGTGAGGGAAACATCGAGAGACGGAAAACGGGTTTCCAGTCTCGTGGTTAATGCAGATAGAGAGAGATTGGCAGAGATAGTCGCTCAGATGAAGATGCGTCCCGGAATAATAGAGGTGTTAGCTGATGTAAACGAGGGAAAGCTCCTTCCCGGGGATGATGTTATGTTTATCGTGGTGGCGGGCGATTTCAGGGAAAACGTGTTTTCTGCTCTAATGGATGCAGTCAACATGATCAAGAATGATGTAACCCGGAAGGTGGAGATGTAAGGGGAAATTAAAACATCAAATATCAAAATTAAAAATCATTTTACTTTTAAATTTTGCATTTTGATATTTAATATTACTTTGTGTCTCAACTGAAATTGTCCTCGTACCGCTTCCAGAATTCCGCTTCGGTGAATCGGTGCTCTTGTGTACCGCAACACTCCACTGCGTAGCTGGCACACGTTGCCCCGATTTTTGAGGCGTCCACCAGGTCTTTCCCCATGACCAGCCCCTTGATGAGGCCGGCTCGATAGGCGTCCCCGGCCCCTGTGGGGTCAGACACCCTGACCGGAGCTGCTGCAGGGATAGCCGTTTCTTGATTTTGTGTAGCGAGCCGGGAACCGTATTCGCCGAGTGTGGTAATAATGGCTTTGGTCCGTTCCATTAAACCATCTTTGTCCAGCCCGGTGGCCTCCATAATCATTTCCAGTTCGTAGTCATTGGAGATTAGAATATCCGAGCCCGTAATCATCTCGGCAAGCTGGTCTCCCGTGAAAGCCGGTATAGACTGACCGGGGTCAAAGATGTAGGAAACTTGAAGCTCCCTGTAAGTCCGGCTGTAGACAAGCATATCTTCGAGGCTGCCGGGTGCCACGATGGCGATGGCATTATGTGGATCAATACCGTCAAATTGGAACAGGGAGGGGTACTTCATGGCTCCCGGATTGAATCCGGTGATCTGGTTATCGGCCATGTCAGTGGTAATATATGCCCCTGCTGTCAATTCTTCGTCAATGCGCTTGATCCCGTTCAGGGGAAGGCCATGTTTGCTCAGCCATTCTTCGTACCGGTCAAAGTCCTTGCCGGCCGTAGCCAAAATCAAAGGTAGTTTTCCCAAGAGGACCAGGTTATATGCAATGTTTCCGGCTGTACCGCCGAAATTTTCCTTAAGCCCGTTGACCATAAAGCAAACATTGATAATATGAAGTTTATCCGGCATGATGTGATCGGCAAACTTTCCGGGAAAATCCATTATTCGGTCATAGGCCAAAGATCCTGAAACAAAAATCTGCATCGCAATACTCCTTATCGGTAATAAAATATATGAAACTGACACTTCTGTGTCAACAAGAAATTGTTCCCAGATTTATTGTCCCATTCGAGAAATGGGAGAAAACCCCGCCTTTAGGCGAAGACTTTAGTTTGGTAAAGGAATAATTCTTTGTGCCTTTGCAACTATGTGCCTTTGTGCCTCAAGCCATCAGCTTCTTCAGTTCTTCTGAAAAGGTATTGTATGCCTTGCTTCCGAAGAGAACGAAACGAACTGTTTCTATATCGGTGTGTTCTTTGAGGTAATCGATAGCCGTTTTAATGGCGATAGTGGCCGCTTCGCTTAGGGGATAACCGTAGACACCTGTGCTGATAGCGGGGAAGGAGATACTTTTCAGCCCCTTTGCTGAGGCGAGTTTGAGACTTTCCCGGTATGCACTCTTCAGCAGTTCCGCCTCACCTTCGGCTCCATCTATATATACGGGGCCTACTGTATGGATCACGTATTTTGCCTTGAGATTCCCTCCGGTGGTAATAACCGCCTGGCCTGTCGGGCAGCGTCCTATTTTTCGACATTCTTCCATAATGGATGGGCCGCCGGCCCTGTGAATTGCGCCGTCCACACCTGAACCCCCGGCGAGCTTCGTGTTGGCAGCGTTTACTATGGCCTCTGTTTCTTCATTCGTTATATCGCCCTCAATAAGGGATAAAAGAGAGCGGTTTATCGTGACCTCTGGCTTCATTGTTCTCTCCCCGTCGACCGGCATCCTCGATGATTTTCAACCCTGATCCCAAGAAGAATAACGAAACACAGCTCAGTTGTAAAGTGAAAATGCAGATAGCGCGTTTTCCTTGCCGAGAGTTTCGAACGTTATACTGAAGCTTTTCTGTTGAAAACTGAACTGTTAAATGGTAGGTAACGCAGGTAATCTCCCACCCCTTTTTATGAAATCATGCCAGAATACCCCGTGCTGTGCACGGGGAGGGATGGCATCCTTATATTTTCCTCTCCCCCGGTAGGAGAGGGTTAGGGAGAGGGGGAATTCTGAAATGTTTTTCACCCCCACCTTAGTCCTCCCCCATCAAGGGGGAGGAGATTACTTGAGATGCCCCGCCTTGTAGGAGGGGTAATTCACTAGTGAATGCCGCATGATCTGCTGTGGAAGTGTTTGATATGTTGAAAAATGGATTCGAAAAAACCCAGGAAGAAATACTCCAGGAGAGAGCGGAAGCCCTTGGACGTGCCGGCGAACGTCTGTTTGCCGTCCTGAAAGAGCTCAAGGAGATAGAGAAAATAATTGATTCAAAAGAAGCGTTTATTCGGTCCGGGGATGATGGGACAGAAAGGGCGGTAAGAGAAATCAACGGGGAGATAGACAGGTATAACAGGACAAGGGAATATGCCAAACTCAGATATTACTACCTCATTGTAATCAGAGAGGCTGTTGGATTTCGCAGGCATAAACAGGTTGAGGAGATATACGGGATTCCTCCGCAAAAGAGATATATGTCGAATCAGGGGCTGTAATGGACAAGTATAGAAAACAGAGGATGAGAATGATCGATTCTCAGATACGGTCAAGGGGGGTCGGGGATGAACGGGTACTGAAAGTTATGGAAATGATCCCACGGCATTTTTTTGTCGATGAAGGGTTGATAAATCAGGCATATAATGACAATCCTCTCCCGATTGGGGAAAGACAGACAATATCCCAGCCGTATATAGTCGCCCTTATGACCGCGGCGCTGGAATTGAAAGGCGATGAAAAGGTTCTTGAAATTGGAACGGGGTGCGGATATCAGAGTGCGGTACTCTCAAAGCTTGCTGACAGGGTGTTCTCCATTGAAAGGATAGCTTCTCTTGCCAGTAAGGCAAGGGCGTTGCTCGATTCGCTCGGTTGTTTCAATGTGCTGATCAGGGTGGGAGATGGAACGTACGGATGGAAGGAAGAGGCTCCCTTTGATGCGATCATCATTACGGCAGGTGCCCCTGATGTTCCAAAACCGTTTTTAGAGCAACTGGCCGTCGGAGGAAGACTCGTTGTGCCGGTTGGAAGTCGACATTCACAGACGCTGTTAAAGCTGACACGCCTGTCGGAAAACATTGAAGATATAAAAAAGGAAGACCTTGGTGGATGCCGTTTTGTTAATCTTATTGGGGAGCATGGGTGGGGAAGTTAAGAAAATTATACGATTGGGTTGAACGCTTTGCAGAGACACCATACGGTTTATGGGCGCTTTTTCTGCTCGCCTTTGCAGAGTCAAGTTTCTTTCCGGTGCCCCCCGATGTTCTCCTCATCGCTCTCGCGGTATCGATTCCTGCAAGGGCTTTCCGGTATGCCTTGGTATGCTCGGTGGGGTCTGTACTTGGCGGTATGTTCGGGTATCTGATTGGATATCAATTCATGGAATTCATCGGGTTTGGCATCTTGAATTTCTATGGGTTGACTGATAAATATGAAAGTGTGGCTGAACTTTATAACCGGTATAATGCATGGGCGGTTGGAATAGCCGGATTTACACCGATACCTTATAAGGTTTTTACCATTTCGGCAGGGGCATTCAGGATAAACTTTTCGGTGTTTCTGCTGGCCTCTGTGGTGAGCAGGTCGGCGAGATTTTTTCTTGTTGCGGGGTTGATATACATGTTCGGGGAACAGATAAGAACGTTTATAGGGCGGTATTTTAATATTCTTGCAGTGCTCTTTGTCCTTCTCCTTGTGGCCGGTTTTATATTGATTGGTTTTTATCCATAAAAATATAGCTTCAAAGGTTGAAGGTTCCACCACTTGAAACAGACTTTGTTAGCGGGGTAAAGCGTTTTGCGTCAAAAAATAGTGTTTATTTTGCTGATATTTCTGTTCATTCCCTCATGTGCGGTGCATTATAAGGAATCTGAACGTGCAAAAGGGATTTACCATTGTGTAAAGAACGGCGAAACGCTCTGGGGAATTGCTCAAGTATACAATACCGATATTCAGGATCTGGCCGAGATAAATAATATAACCGATCCCCGCCTTATAAAGGCCGATAGTGTACTCTTTATTCCCGGTGCCGATCAGGCCGTGGATTTAAGCCGTCCCGTCGAAAAGTCCGAATCTTCCGTTAAGCGTAAATTAAGTTCCTCGAAGAAGGTGGAAAAGAAAATACCGTCAAGACAGGAGATAAAGCGCAAAACGGTTTATATGGCCAAAGGAAAAACCAAGCCACATGTAAAGCTAATGTTTGATAGTAAGCGTTTTATATGGCCGGTAAAAGGCAAGGTGGTTTCAAGGTTCGGTATCCAGCCAAGCGGCATGAAATATAACGGGATCAACATATCGGCGAGGGAGGGGACTCCTGTTGTGGCTGCGGCAGGTGGGACGGTAAGTTACTCTGCCCCGCTGAGATATTTTGGTGATACAATTATAATAAAGCATGAAGATGAATATGCGACGGTGTATGCTTATCTGAAAGGTAGAAAAGTGGAAGCCGGTGATAGTGTTAAAAAGGGAGATCAGATTGCCCTTTTAGGAAAACCGGAGAACAGTAGCGGGCCTTATGTTCACTTTGAAATCCGGTGCGGGAACAAGGCCAGAAATCCCCTCTTTTTCCTTCCACAATAAAGGGTTTCCTTCCCTTCAACGCCTTGACAGATAACTTTTGCAAGTAAAAATCCTTGTTTCTTTTTAGATTTGACCGGGTTAGGTGAAGCCACATTCTTTTGACCGGGAGCGCACCCGCAAATCCCGCCTTGTAGGTGGGGAG is drawn from Syntrophales bacterium and contains these coding sequences:
- a CDS encoding YqaA family protein; the encoded protein is MGKLRKLYDWVERFAETPYGLWALFLLAFAESSFFPVPPDVLLIALAVSIPARAFRYALVCSVGSVLGGMFGYLIGYQFMEFIGFGILNFYGLTDKYESVAELYNRYNAWAVGIAGFTPIPYKVFTISAGAFRINFSVFLLASVVSRSARFFLVAGLIYMFGEQIRTFIGRYFNILAVLFVLLLVAGFILIGFYP
- a CDS encoding M23 family metallopeptidase codes for the protein MRQKIVFILLIFLFIPSCAVHYKESERAKGIYHCVKNGETLWGIAQVYNTDIQDLAEINNITDPRLIKADSVLFIPGADQAVDLSRPVEKSESSVKRKLSSSKKVEKKIPSRQEIKRKTVYMAKGKTKPHVKLMFDSKRFIWPVKGKVVSRFGIQPSGMKYNGINISAREGTPVVAAAGGTVSYSAPLRYFGDTIIIKHEDEYATVYAYLKGRKVEAGDSVKKGDQIALLGKPENSSGPYVHFEIRCGNKARNPLFFLPQ
- a CDS encoding DUF1015 family protein, whose protein sequence is MSVIVPFRAVRPRKEFVKEVASYPYDIVSSDEARKIAEGNPRSFLHVIKSEIDLPPEVDIHDNIVYKTARKNFDTLLNEGILFQESVPCFYIYRQREGKHEQYGIVAGVSVEEYESGRIKKHELTRVDKEIDRTEHIAAVNAHTGPVLTIYRGRDSIDRIVEKITNAWPEYDFTADDGISHTAWIADNEEDIKNIKKEFLEIDSLYIADGHHRAAAAVTVAGKRRIENQNHRGDEEYNYMMAVLFPHDQIRIMDYNRIVKDLNGLSEEEFIKKVAEKFSISRNFEDKSPGELHEFGMYLGGTWFRLKAKDGSYDKNDVEGILDVSILQNNILNPILGISDPRSDERIDFIGGPAGMGRLEELVDSGEFAVAFSLYPTTLTQMMNIADAGRIMPPKSTWFGPKPRSGIFVHLLE
- a CDS encoding methyltransferase, encoding MFIYWNNMAGNTVRQKEIDINLRREGETIDDLLGGQLKILQKKRGYRFSVDSLLLTHFVQLKRDDSVIDLGTGGGVILLILSHRFHCGEMVGVEIQHELADMARRSVKMNNLESRIEIVSGDIGEVEALFTPQSFNAVIFNAPYRRLNSGRINPDLEKAVARHEIKGTIRDFLLSAKYIVKETGSVYLVYPVVRMVELLFQMRTCGIEPKRLRMVYSSHFSEGEFLLVEGKKGGGEELKVLPPLFIYQENGGYTDEMETIFKEISASPSFSS
- a CDS encoding protein-L-isoaspartate(D-aspartate) O-methyltransferase, which encodes MDKYRKQRMRMIDSQIRSRGVGDERVLKVMEMIPRHFFVDEGLINQAYNDNPLPIGERQTISQPYIVALMTAALELKGDEKVLEIGTGCGYQSAVLSKLADRVFSIERIASLASKARALLDSLGCFNVLIRVGDGTYGWKEEAPFDAIIITAGAPDVPKPFLEQLAVGGRLVVPVGSRHSQTLLKLTRLSENIEDIKKEDLGGCRFVNLIGEHGWGS
- a CDS encoding YqiA/YcfP family alpha/beta fold hydrolase; protein product: MNATRLFIHGLESSSGGTKGVFFRKQYPDMIIEDFRGSLEERMVKLNKILSDKTDLILVGSSFGGLMAAIYTCNNKNKVKKLILLAPALNQEEFKSYLDKKVDVPVTVYHGRNDNVVPVESVRTIACSVFTRITYNIVDDDHPLRETFKSFDWDELLSLDSVMR
- a CDS encoding O-acetyl-ADP-ribose deacetylase, with amino-acid sequence MKPEVTINRSLLSLIEGDITNEETEAIVNAANTKLAGGSGVDGAIHRAGGPSIMEECRKIGRCPTGQAVITTGGNLKAKYVIHTVGPVYIDGAEGEAELLKSAYRESLKLASAKGLKSISFPAISTGVYGYPLSEAATIAIKTAIDYLKEHTDIETVRFVLFGSKAYNTFSEELKKLMA
- a CDS encoding molybdenum cofactor biosynthesis protein MoaE, which produces MNLSDMIKSVKEHPDYHKAGMILCHNGVVRETSRDGKRVSSLVVNADRERLAEIVAQMKMRPGIIEVLADVNEGKLLPGDDVMFIVVAGDFRENVFSALMDAVNMIKNDVTRKVEM
- a CDS encoding DUF721 domain-containing protein; the encoded protein is MKKKGMYRKRKYQKNLQKLGDVLQKTLKNLNISKNFTDHKILDAWNKAVGPQISAQTHPDRLRKNTLFVKVSNSIWMHQLQFMKLDIIDKTNKIFGKEMIKNIYFSVGVIPKNEENFIFPEQHSLNERDSKMIRDSAASVSDKELSNILKRVMTKEIIRRRMREKQKSP
- a CDS encoding carbohydrate kinase family protein — translated: MQIFVSGSLAYDRIMDFPGKFADHIMPDKLHIINVCFMVNGLKENFGGTAGNIAYNLVLLGKLPLILATAGKDFDRYEEWLSKHGLPLNGIKRIDEELTAGAYITTDMADNQITGFNPGAMKYPSLFQFDGIDPHNAIAIVAPGSLEDMLVYSRTYRELQVSYIFDPGQSIPAFTGDQLAEMITGSDILISNDYELEMIMEATGLDKDGLMERTKAIITTLGEYGSRLATQNQETAIPAAAPVRVSDPTGAGDAYRAGLIKGLVMGKDLVDASKIGATCASYAVECCGTQEHRFTEAEFWKRYEDNFS